One Papio anubis isolate 15944 chromosome 9, Panubis1.0, whole genome shotgun sequence genomic window carries:
- the SMIM10L1 gene encoding small integral membrane protein 10-like protein 1, with the protein MAPPAAQPSLAVRASSPAAAPTSYGVFCKGLSRTLLAFFELAWQLRMNFPYFYVAGSVILNIRLQVHI; encoded by the coding sequence ATGGCTCCCCCGGCGGCTCAGCCTTCCTTGGCCGTCAGGGCCTCAAGCCCCGCCGCGGCCCCCACCTCGTACGGCGTCTTCTGCAAGGGGCTCTCCCGCACCCTGCTCGCCTTCTTCGAGCTGGCCTGGCAGCTGCGCATGAACTTCCCGTACTTCTACGTCGCGGGCTCGGTGATCCTCAACATCCGATTGCAGGTACACATTTAG